Proteins found in one Ctenopharyngodon idella isolate HZGC_01 chromosome 16, HZGC01, whole genome shotgun sequence genomic segment:
- the phf1 gene encoding PHD finger protein 1 isoform X2 produces the protein MGGVSEGEDVLARWSDGLLYLGNVKRVDSVKQCCLVRFEDNSEFWVLRKDIHSFSSGGEEVCCICDAPPLKEPLVNCLKCRHGYHPECHTPPIEPEVDPNSWICRQCVFAVATKRGGALKRGRFARLMQIMKVRLPYQLSSLDWDPQHLTNQQQCYCYCAGPGEWNLKMLQCGSCGQWFHEACTQCLTKPLLYGDRFYQFQCSACTNGPETIQRLPMTWVDLAHLVLYHLSLCCKRKYFDFDHEIMSFANENWESLLLGTLSDTPRQDRCQNLLNALNSHKDRFVSGKEIKKKKCLFGLQVRAPPPLSSDQSPFIAEQPINITHRRSPTSLPCQRRAVGPEARKSKRRVTETQTCPPGVATNAIDLVPCCHGYVDGTSLYNPRKPEEEMSLGSPPKRMFALYHPSYNGSQDLSRTLHHYRGPLSTSSPLPSIFSVLGSPTRTAI, from the exons ATGGGGGGAGTCAGTGAAGGAGAGGATGTTTTAGCCAGGTGGAGCGATGGACTTTTGTACCTTGGCAATGTCAAACGA GTGGACAGTGTCAAGCAGTGCTGTTTGGTCAGATTTGAGGATAACTCTGAATTCTGGGTCCTCAGGAAAGACATCCACTCAT TCTCTTCAGGAGGAGAGGAGGTGTGCTGTATCTGTGATGCTCCGCCTCTTAAAGAACCTCTCGTAAACTGCCTCAAATGTCGCCACG GTTATCATCCAGAGTGCCACACCCCGCCCATTGAACCTGAAGTTGACCCCAACAGCTGGATATGTCGCCAATGTGTCTTTGCAGTCGCAACAAAG AGAGGGGGAGCGTTAAAAAGAGGACGCTTCGCGCGGCTCATGCAGATCATGAAAGTGCGGCTGCCCTATCAGCTGTCATCTCTAGACTGGGACCCGCAGCACTTGACCAACCAGCAGCAGTGTTACTGCTATTGTGCTGGACCAGgaga GTGGAATCTGAAGATGTTGCAGTGTGGGAGTTGTGGGCAGTGGTTTCATGAAGCTTGCACTCAGTGCCTGACCAAACCTCTTCTCTATGGAGACCG CTTTTATCAATTCCAGTGCTCAGCGTGCACAAATGGTCCAGAGACCATCCAGAGGCTTCCAATGACCTG GGTAGATTTGGCCCATTTGGTGTTGTATCACCTCTCCCTGTGCTGCAAGAGGAAGTATTTTGATTTCGATCATGAAATCATGTCTTTTGCAAATGAAAACTGGGAATCTTTGCTTCTTGGCACG CTGTCAGACACACCGAGGCAAGACCGTTGCCAAAACCTGCTCAATGCTTTAAATTCCCACAAAGACAG GTTTGTCTCGGGGAAGGAAATAAAGAAGAAGAAGTGTCTCTTCGGTCTCCAAGTTCGGGCTCCTCCCCCTCTGTCATCAGACCAATCTCCTTTCATCGCCGAACAGCCAATCAACATCACCCACAGGAGAAG CCCCACGTCACTGCCCTGCCAGCGGAGAGCGGTGGGTCCGGAGGCCCGTAAATCAAAGCGTCGGGTCACTGAGACACAG ACTTGTCCACCAGGAGTTGCGACCAACGCTATTGACCTAGTGCCATGTTGCCACGGTTATGTTGATGGAACAAGCCTGTACAACCCCAGAAAACCAGAGGAAGAGATGAGTTTGGG CTCACCTCCCAAGAGAATGTTTGCGCTCTATCACCCTTCATACAATGGATCTCAGGACCTGTCTAGAACTCTGCATCATTACAG